One Kallotenue papyrolyticum genomic window carries:
- a CDS encoding HsdR family type I site-specific deoxyribonuclease gives MTLSSERKTVQTPFLRYAQDVGWTYLPPDKALRLRGGEGSPILRAVLVEQLQRLNPGVVDSVTKAEEVISRLARVRPTIEGNLEAWEYLKGLKTVFVEAERREKNIRLLDPDRLEANTFHITDEFRFVSGHTAIRADVVLLVNGIPVVVVEAKAATRSEGIAEALDQIRRYHEQGPELMAQAQLFALTHLVHFFYGPTWNLSRKALFNWKDEQAGDFETLVKTFVAPRRLLRVLSDYILFVRKDGELAKAVLRPHQMRAVEKVVARSADSEKRHGLVWHTQGSGKTFTMITVAKTLLADPRFQNPTVLLIVDRNELQQQLFQNLEAVGFGRVEVALNKHHLRDLLKRDTRGLIVSMIHKFDQADSNLNTRANIFVLVDEAHRSTGGDLGNYLMGALPNATFVGFTGTPIDRTVHGKGTFKVFGGSDPGGYLDKYSIRESIEDGTTVPLHYQMAPNDLVVDRETMEQEFWATAELEGVADVEELNRVLDRAVTLKNMLKNRERVDQIARFVADHFRQRIRPMGYKAFLVAVDREACCLYKEALDRYLPPEASRVVISRGHNDPPHLRRHHLSDDEEAAVRKAFRRPDEDPQLLIVTDKLLTGYDAPILYAMYLDKPMRDHVLLQAIARVNRPYEDETGRRKTNGLIVDFVGIFDNLERALAFDSQDVEGVVEGLDVLQTHFAAMIQEARATYLPIAQGETEDKAAEAVLLRFRDKEDREAFYRFFRELEEIYEILSPDPFLRPYLEDYQALVAMYRLLRSAYEPHVPVDKSFLRKTAEIVQKHTATQAVHEPAATYEIGAGALLALIQETTPETVKVFNLLKELHRLVEARGGGQPHLIPIGERAEAIRRAFEERQLTSRQALAELETLVQNLREAEEQRRQSTLSPEAFAVAWWLRVQKRLDAGRADELATAMEPAFRQFPYWATSSSQERELRKALYKALIDADIKEVVAWTDEMLTLLRRAGP, from the coding sequence TTGACCCTCTCCAGCGAACGCAAGACTGTGCAAACCCCCTTCCTTCGCTACGCCCAGGATGTCGGCTGGACCTACCTGCCGCCCGACAAAGCCCTGCGCCTGCGCGGTGGCGAGGGGAGCCCCATCCTGCGCGCTGTGCTGGTGGAACAACTGCAACGCCTCAACCCCGGCGTGGTGGACTCAGTGACCAAGGCCGAGGAGGTCATCTCCCGCCTGGCGCGCGTGCGGCCCACCATCGAAGGCAACCTCGAGGCCTGGGAATACCTCAAGGGGCTGAAGACCGTCTTCGTGGAGGCTGAGCGCCGCGAGAAAAACATCCGCCTGCTGGATCCCGACCGCCTCGAGGCCAATACCTTCCACATCACCGACGAATTCCGCTTCGTCTCCGGCCATACCGCCATCCGCGCCGACGTGGTGCTGCTGGTCAACGGCATCCCGGTCGTGGTGGTGGAGGCCAAGGCCGCCACCCGGTCCGAGGGCATCGCCGAAGCCCTGGATCAGATTCGCCGCTACCACGAGCAGGGACCGGAGCTGATGGCCCAGGCCCAGCTCTTCGCCCTCACCCACCTGGTCCATTTCTTCTACGGTCCCACCTGGAACCTGTCCCGCAAGGCGCTCTTCAACTGGAAAGACGAACAGGCCGGCGACTTCGAGACCCTGGTCAAGACCTTTGTCGCGCCGCGCCGCCTGCTGCGCGTGCTCAGCGACTACATCCTCTTCGTGCGCAAGGATGGCGAGCTTGCCAAGGCGGTGCTGCGGCCCCACCAGATGCGGGCCGTGGAGAAGGTGGTGGCCCGCTCGGCCGACTCTGAAAAGCGCCATGGTCTCGTCTGGCATACACAAGGCTCGGGCAAGACCTTCACCATGATCACCGTGGCCAAGACCTTGCTCGCAGATCCGCGCTTTCAAAACCCCACGGTGCTGCTCATCGTGGACCGCAACGAGCTCCAACAGCAGCTTTTCCAGAACCTGGAAGCCGTGGGCTTTGGCCGGGTGGAAGTGGCGTTAAATAAGCACCACCTGCGCGACCTGCTGAAGCGGGACACCCGTGGTCTGATCGTCTCCATGATCCATAAATTCGATCAGGCCGATTCCAACCTGAACACCCGCGCCAACATCTTCGTGCTGGTGGACGAGGCCCATCGCTCCACCGGCGGCGACCTGGGCAACTACCTGATGGGCGCGCTGCCCAACGCAACGTTTGTGGGGTTCACCGGCACGCCCATCGACCGCACCGTCCACGGCAAGGGCACCTTCAAGGTCTTCGGCGGCAGCGACCCCGGTGGCTACCTGGACAAGTACTCCATCCGCGAATCCATCGAGGACGGCACCACCGTACCCCTGCACTACCAGATGGCCCCCAACGACCTGGTGGTGGACCGGGAGACCATGGAGCAGGAGTTCTGGGCCACGGCCGAGCTGGAGGGCGTGGCCGACGTGGAGGAGCTCAACCGGGTGCTGGACCGGGCCGTCACGCTCAAGAACATGCTCAAGAACCGTGAACGGGTGGACCAGATCGCCCGCTTCGTAGCGGACCACTTCCGGCAGCGCATCCGGCCCATGGGCTACAAGGCCTTCCTGGTAGCCGTAGACCGTGAGGCCTGCTGCCTGTACAAAGAGGCCCTGGACCGCTACCTGCCGCCCGAAGCCAGCCGGGTGGTCATCAGCCGCGGGCACAACGACCCGCCGCACCTGCGCCGTCACCACCTGAGCGATGACGAGGAGGCCGCCGTGCGCAAGGCCTTCCGTCGGCCGGACGAAGACCCACAGCTCCTCATCGTCACCGATAAGTTGCTCACCGGCTACGACGCCCCTATCCTCTACGCCATGTACCTGGACAAGCCCATGCGCGACCACGTGCTCCTGCAGGCCATCGCTCGCGTCAACCGCCCCTACGAAGACGAGACCGGTCGGCGTAAAACCAACGGCCTCATCGTGGACTTCGTGGGTATCTTCGACAACCTGGAGCGCGCCCTGGCCTTCGATTCTCAGGATGTGGAAGGCGTGGTCGAAGGGCTGGACGTGCTGCAAACGCACTTTGCCGCCATGATACAGGAGGCGCGGGCGACCTATCTGCCCATCGCCCAAGGCGAGACCGAAGACAAAGCCGCCGAAGCCGTGCTGCTCCGCTTCCGCGACAAAGAAGACCGCGAGGCCTTCTACCGCTTCTTCCGCGAGCTGGAGGAGATCTACGAGATCCTTTCCCCGGATCCCTTCCTGCGCCCCTATCTGGAAGATTACCAGGCGCTGGTGGCCATGTACCGCCTGCTGCGCAGCGCCTACGAGCCCCACGTGCCGGTGGACAAATCCTTCCTGCGCAAAACCGCCGAGATCGTCCAGAAGCACACCGCCACCCAGGCCGTCCACGAACCGGCGGCCACCTACGAGATCGGCGCCGGCGCGCTGCTGGCGCTGATTCAGGAAACAACGCCCGAAACGGTGAAGGTATTCAACCTGCTCAAGGAACTGCATCGCCTGGTCGAGGCCCGGGGCGGGGGGCAGCCCCATCTGATCCCCATCGGCGAGCGGGCTGAAGCCATCCGCCGCGCCTTCGAGGAACGGCAGCTCACCAGCCGGCAGGCTCTGGCCGAGCTGGAGACCCTGGTGCAGAATTTACGAGAGGCGGAAGAGCAGCGTCGCCAGAGCACCCTCTCGCCCGAAGCCTTTGCCGTGGCCTGGTGGCTGCGGGTGCAAAAGCGCCTGGATGCCGGGCGGGCTGATGAGCTGGCGACCGCGATGGAGCCGGCCTTTCGGCAATTCCCGTACTGGGCCACAAGCTCAAGCCAGGAGCGGGAGCTACGCAAAGCGCTCTACAAGGCGCTGATCGATGCCGATATCAAGGAAGTCGTCGCCTGGACGGACGAGATGCTGACGCTCCTGAGGAGGGCCGGCCCATGA
- a CDS encoding transposase has protein sequence MTRYDPNRHHRRSIRLPGYDYTQPGAYFVTICTHERAHLFGQVVDEGMVLNALGEIARQCWLAIPDHFPHATLDTFVIMPNHAHGIIWIVDDDGAKNVGAKNVGAKNFSPLRSDEQPHGTSKTIGSIIRGFKIGVTKWARQHTTVHTVWQRNYYEHIIRDERALTAIRQYILDNPRRWHLDRYNPAATGTDPVARDIWRMLNDRTGGPVGRPTEEDEP, from the coding sequence ATGACCCGCTACGATCCCAACCGCCACCACCGCCGGTCCATTCGGTTGCCGGGATACGATTACACCCAACCCGGCGCCTATTTCGTCACCATCTGCACCCACGAACGGGCGCATCTGTTCGGGCAGGTAGTGGATGAGGGGATGGTGTTGAATGCATTGGGGGAAATTGCCCGCCAATGTTGGTTGGCCATCCCCGACCATTTTCCCCACGCCACGTTGGACACATTCGTCATCATGCCCAACCATGCGCACGGCATCATTTGGATTGTGGATGATGATGGGGCGAAAAACGTAGGGGCGAAAAACGTAGGGGCGAAAAATTTTTCGCCCCTACGTTCCGATGAACAACCCCACGGCACATCCAAAACCATCGGGTCTATCATCCGGGGATTCAAAATTGGTGTCACCAAATGGGCACGGCAACACACCACCGTGCACACCGTCTGGCAACGCAATTATTACGAACACATCATCCGGGATGAACGTGCATTGACCGCCATCCGCCAATACATCCTCGACAACCCCCGGCGCTGGCATCTGGACCGCTACAACCCCGCCGCCACCGGCACGGATCCCGTAGCGCGGGACATCTGGCGCATGCTGAACGACCGTACGGGCGGCCCGGTGGGTCGCCCCACTGAGGAGGACGAACCTTGA
- a CDS encoding restriction endonuclease subunit S has product MNDAKDTAPAQPDALPEGYRMTELGPLPEEWRVVRLGEVAETGHKEKRPLLGSEIPFIPMNLIPEDRLYIQSWEMRRPDQVRSGVLIRKGDLLFAKITPCLENGKQGIVRELPGEWGYATTEVFPIRSKTDTPSITFIANYLRLPEIRQVLAGKMEGTTGRQRLPKSVLLNLPIPLPPLPEQRAIAHVLRTVQEAKEATERVIAALRELKKSLMRHLFTYGPVPVGQADQVRLQETEIGAIPAHWRVVRLGEVVEIGHKGRSSSLDSDIPFIPMALIPEDELYIQSWEIRKPNQVRSGVLVREGDLLLAKITPCLENGKQGIVRELPREWGYATTEVFPIRSKTDILSTTFLANYLRLSETRVALASKMEGTTGRQRLPKSVLLNLLIPLPPLPEQQEIARILDAVDEKIRAEEARREALEALFKTLLHHLMTARVRVPVGFVGAKHVSPLHLPASSPAPSSAPKGTMP; this is encoded by the coding sequence ATGAACGACGCGAAGGACACCGCCCCCGCCCAACCTGACGCCCTCCCCGAAGGCTACCGCATGACCGAACTCGGCCCCCTGCCGGAGGAGTGGCGGGTGGTAAGGTTGGGGGAGGTGGCTGAAACTGGTCATAAGGAGAAAAGACCATTGTTAGGTTCTGAAATTCCATTTATTCCCATGAACCTGATACCTGAGGATAGGTTGTACATACAATCGTGGGAGATGAGGAGGCCTGATCAAGTGCGAAGTGGCGTGCTTATTCGTAAAGGAGACTTGCTATTCGCCAAGATAACCCCATGCCTTGAAAATGGCAAGCAAGGTATCGTGAGAGAACTTCCCGGTGAATGGGGATACGCTACAACGGAAGTCTTCCCCATACGCAGCAAAACCGATACTCCATCCATAACTTTTATTGCAAATTACTTGCGTCTTCCAGAAATTCGTCAAGTTTTAGCAGGCAAAATGGAGGGCACTACCGGACGGCAAAGATTACCAAAGTCAGTACTGCTGAACCTCCCCATCCCCCTCCCCCCACTCCCGGAACAGCGAGCCATTGCCCATGTGCTGCGCACGGTGCAGGAGGCGAAGGAGGCCACCGAGCGGGTCATCGCCGCGCTCCGGGAACTCAAAAAGAGCCTCATGCGCCACCTTTTCACCTACGGCCCCGTCCCCGTGGGCCAGGCCGACCAGGTGCGCCTGCAGGAGACGGAGATCGGCGCGATACCGGCGCATTGGCGCGTGGTGAGGTTGGGGGAGGTGGTGGAAATTGGCCACAAGGGGAGAAGTTCTTCGCTGGATTCCGATATTCCGTTTATTCCGATGGCGTTAATACCCGAGGATGAGCTGTACATACAATCGTGGGAGATAAGGAAGCCTAACCAGGTGCGAAGCGGTGTTCTTGTCCGTGAGGGGGATTTGCTACTGGCCAAGATTACACCGTGTCTTGAAAATGGTAAGCAGGGCATCGTGCGGGAACTTCCCCGTGAATGGGGATATGCTACAACCGAAGTGTTCCCCATACGCAGCAAAACTGACATTCTGTCTACAACCTTTCTTGCAAATTACTTGCGGCTTTCAGAGACTCGTGTGGCTTTAGCAAGTAAGATGGAGGGAACCACAGGGCGGCAAAGATTACCAAAATCAGTACTGTTGAACCTACTCATTCCCCTCCCCCCGCTCCCCGAGCAGCAAGAGATCGCCCGCATCCTGGACGCGGTGGACGAGAAGATCCGCGCCGAGGAGGCGCGGCGGGAGGCGCTGGAGGCGCTCTTCAAGACCCTGCTGCACCACCTGATGACGGCCAGGGTGCGGGTGCCGGTGGGTTTTGTAGGGGCGAAACATGTTTCGCCCCTACATTTGCCCGCATCATCGCCCGCACCATCATCCGCACCAAAGGGGACCATGCCATGA
- a CDS encoding transposase, translating to MTRYDPNRHQRRSIRLPGYDYTQPGAYFVTLCTHERAHLFGQVVDEEMVLNALGEIARQCWLAIPDHFPHATLDTFVIMPNHAHGIIWIVDDDGAKNVGAKNVGAKNVGAKNVGAKNVGAKNVGAKNVGAKNVGAKNVGAKNVGAKNVGAKNVGAKNVGAKNVGAKNFSPLRSDEQPHGTSKTIGSIIRGFKIGVTKWARQHTTVHTVWQRNYYEHIIRDERALTAIRQYIRDNPRRWHLDRYNPETTGMDPVAREIWRMLRGDGMGVGANTGVGANTGVGANTGVGANTGVGANTGVGANTGVGANTGVGAKDFSPLRPNVENPGEPL from the coding sequence ATGACCCGCTACGACCCTAACCGCCACCAGCGCCGATCCATCCGCTTGCCGGGCTACGATTACACCCAGCCCGGAGCGTATTTCGTCACTCTCTGCACCCACGAACGGGCGCATCTGTTCGGGCAGGTAGTGGATGAGGAGATGGTGTTGAATGCATTGGGGGAAATTGCCCGCCAATGTTGGCTGGCCATCCCCGACCATTTTCCCCACGCCACGTTGGACACATTCGTCATCATGCCCAACCATGCGCACGGCATCATTTGGATTGTGGATGATGATGGGGCGAAAAACGTAGGGGCGAAAAACGTAGGGGCGAAAAACGTAGGGGCGAAAAACGTAGGGGCGAAAAACGTAGGGGCGAAAAACGTAGGGGCGAAAAACGTAGGGGCGAAAAACGTAGGGGCGAAAAACGTAGGGGCGAAAAACGTAGGGGCGAAAAACGTAGGGGCGAAAAACGTAGGGGCGAAAAACGTAGGGGCGAAAAACGTAGGGGCGAAAAATTTTTCGCCCCTACGTTCCGATGAACAACCCCACGGCACATCCAAAACCATCGGGTCTATCATCCGGGGATTCAAAATTGGTGTCACCAAATGGGCACGGCAACACACCACCGTGCACACCGTCTGGCAACGCAACTATTACGAACACATCATCCGGGACGAACGTGCATTGACCGCCATCCGCCAATACATCCGGGACAACCCCCGGCGCTGGCACCTGGACCGCTACAACCCTGAGACCACCGGCATGGATCCCGTGGCGCGGGAGATTTGGCGCATGCTGCGGGGGGATGGTATGGGCGTAGGGGCGAATACGGGCGTAGGGGCGAATACGGGCGTAGGGGCGAATACGGGCGTAGGGGCGAATACGGGCGTAGGGGCGAATACGGGCGTAGGGGCGAATACGGGCGTAGGGGCGAATACGGGCGTAGGGGCGAAAGATTTTTCGCCCCTACGCCCCAACGTAGAAAACCCGGGAGAACCTCTATGA